The genomic stretch GAGCTTTATTATGATTTTAGCGTGAACGTTAACCCACTTGGTATTCCTTCTTCTCTTTACGAAGGAATAGAAGAAAGAAATCAATCGATGTTTTCATATCCAGAGCAGCATGCAGAAACATTAGCAAGTTATATTGCTTTAGGAGAAAAAACATCTAGTGAAAACATTTTGTGTACAAATGGAGCAGCAGAAGCTTTTTTCTTAATTGCTTCTCTTTTTGCAAACAAAAAGGCAAGCATTCTTCAGCCAACATTTGTAGAATACGAGCGGGCATGTCTTGCATATGGCTGTACAATACGGCATCTTTCCTTAGAGGAAGAAAGAGGCTGGCAGTGGAATATTGAGACTGTTTTAAACGAAATAGAGAAGGTTGACATTTTATTTGTTTGTCACCCTAACAATCCGACTGGTATGATGTATCCTGAAAAAGAATGGGAACTCGTTTTAGAAAAAGCGAAAGAAAGTCGAACAACAGTTGTAATTGATGAAGCCTTTGCTGACTTTACAGGTGAAAGTTATTCTTTTGTTTCTTATGTGCAAAAAGAGTATCCTGTTATAATTGTGCGTTCTCTTACGAAAATGTATCATATTCCAGGCGTGCGTTTAGGTTATATTATAAGCAATAAAGAAACAGTCAAAGCACTGCAAGAAAAGCAGCCGCCATGGAGCGTGAACGGAATGGCTCAATATATTGGGGAGAAGCTTATTAATGAGCATGAGTTTGTAGCTGAAACAGTTCAATATGTGAAAACCGAGCGAGAATTTATATTTCATAGGTTAAAAGATCTTGGCTTTTCTTTTACGCCATCGTATACGAATTACTATTTATGTAAAGTACCAGAAGAACTTGAAGGAAGAACCTTTTTATCATATCTAGCTCAAGAAGGAATTGTTGCAAGACATACGGAAAATTTCCGCTTGTTAGAAGGGCGTTACATTCGATTAGCAGTGAGAACACGGGAGGAAAATGAGCACCTTTTACACGTGCTCGGGAAGGCTAAGAAACAATGCTCATTTTTCTAACAGGAGGCGTCCGAAGCGGGAAATCTACATATGCAGAAGTTCTTGTTGAGCGTTTGCTTGCTAAAGAAGCCGTATATATTGCAACAAGTAAAAAAACAGATGCTGAAATGGAAGAAAGAATAAAAGCTCACAAGCTTGCGAGAAAGGAAGGGTGCGTGCCTTGGCGTACATTAGAGCAGCAACACGGCATGTCTGCTCTTTTTCCCTCTTTAAAAGAAACGGACGTTGTGCTCCTGGATTGTGCCACAAACTGGCTTGCTAATGAACTGTTTACACCGCCTTCTTACAATTGGCCGTCAAACTGGGAATGGATCGTGGCTAATATGGTGGATGAAGTCAAAGCATTGCATAAGAAAGTACGTCATCTCATCATTGTATCAAATGAGATTTTTCAAGGAGGATATGAAGAAGGAATAACGACAAGGTATATGGAAGCACTAGGTTGTTTACATGTGGAAATTGTTAAAAGAGCAGATGTCGCAGGAGAGATTGTGGGAGGAATTCCTAGGCTGAAAAAAGGACAGATACATCTATGAAAAAACTCATTGAAATTATTAAAATTGGGCTGAGCTTTTTTACAATCGTTCCAGCAGGAAAAAGAGTAGAATGGACAGAGAGGAAAGTAGCTGGAACGCTGCTCTTTCTTCCTGTTTTAGGTGGCGTTTTAGCCTTCTTATTGAGCGGCGTTATAAAAGGGGAAGAGCTGTTTTCTCCGCTTGTCTTTTCACTTCTTCTCCTTTTTATTCCAATCATCATAACAGGAGGGCTTCACCTTGATGGATGGATGGATGTTAGTGATGCATACTTTTCTCATCGAAATCGCGAAAAAAAGCTTGCCATTTTAAGTGATCCAAATGTAGGGGCTTTTGCGGTAATTTCCCTTCTTGTTTTGCTTTCTTTTCGGTTTATGGCTATTTATGAGCTTGTTCGTGTTGCAGAAGTTTCATTTCCCCTTCTTGTGATGATTCTAAGTGGTGCTCGACTTTCTTCCGCTTTTTTACTTATGTATACAAAGTCCGCAAAAGAAAGTGGACTCGCTTTTTATTTTCAAAGTGGAATTACACCTCCTATAAAAAGAGGATTTTGGATTGAAGTACTGCTTTTCTTCGGAGTTTGTGCTTTTGTTTCTCCGCTACTTTGTTTCGTTTTGGGTGGAGCTCTTTTGCTCTATACATTTTGTGCTCGTATCTTTTTTCACCGCCAGTTTGGAGGGATTACAGGAGACAGTATCGGGGCAACGATTGAAGGAGGGGAAACTTTTTTATGGATCATCATGTGGTTATTTCAGCTGTTCGTCATGGCATAACAGCATATAATAAAAGGAAAGCATATATGGGATGGAGCAATCCACCGCTTTTAGAGGAAGCGTTAACGAAGATTACTCCTTATGAAAAAGAGGATGTACTTGTTGTAGGAAGTGATTTGAAACGTTGTGAAGAAACAGCAGAGGCTCTCTTTCCGAAAGCTCCTTATCATTCTTTTAAAGAGTGGCGTGAGCTACATTTTGGAGAGTGGGAAGGAAAAACGTATCATGAACTAAGAGATGATGTACAGTACCGAAAATGGGTGGATCAGCCCTTTACACGTGAAATACCAGGCGGTGAAACGTATACAGACTTCAAAGAGCGCATCAATCAAGCTCTTTTTTATAGTTTAAACGGGTTAAAGAAAAGTGGAAAAACAAAGTTAGTTATTGTAACACATGGAGGAGTGATTCGCTCTTTACATGAGCGTTTTTTAAAGGAAAACAATGTGTTTTGGAACTTGAATATTGGTTATACAGAAGCTATCACATGGAAGATGACATATGAAAGAGTAAGGAGGGATGAGGCGTGCATTTCGTATTCGGAGGGGCTTTTAACGGAAAGCGTCAGTGGATAGATGAA from Priestia filamentosa encodes the following:
- a CDS encoding histidine phosphatase family protein encodes the protein MDHHVVISAVRHGITAYNKRKAYMGWSNPPLLEEALTKITPYEKEDVLVVGSDLKRCEETAEALFPKAPYHSFKEWRELHFGEWEGKTYHELRDDVQYRKWVDQPFTREIPGGETYTDFKERINQALFYSLNGLKKSGKTKLVIVTHGGVIRSLHERFLKENNVFWNLNIGYTEAITWKMTYERVRRDEACISYSEGLLTESVSG
- the cobD gene encoding threonine-phosphate decarboxylase CobD — encoded protein: MPSHGANPKNFLKALNVQDRELYYDFSVNVNPLGIPSSLYEGIEERNQSMFSYPEQHAETLASYIALGEKTSSENILCTNGAAEAFFLIASLFANKKASILQPTFVEYERACLAYGCTIRHLSLEEERGWQWNIETVLNEIEKVDILFVCHPNNPTGMMYPEKEWELVLEKAKESRTTVVIDEAFADFTGESYSFVSYVQKEYPVIIVRSLTKMYHIPGVRLGYIISNKETVKALQEKQPPWSVNGMAQYIGEKLINEHEFVAETVQYVKTEREFIFHRLKDLGFSFTPSYTNYYLCKVPEELEGRTFLSYLAQEGIVARHTENFRLLEGRYIRLAVRTREENEHLLHVLGKAKKQCSFF
- a CDS encoding adenosylcobinamide-GDP ribazoletransferase, translated to MKKLIEIIKIGLSFFTIVPAGKRVEWTERKVAGTLLFLPVLGGVLAFLLSGVIKGEELFSPLVFSLLLLFIPIIITGGLHLDGWMDVSDAYFSHRNREKKLAILSDPNVGAFAVISLLVLLSFRFMAIYELVRVAEVSFPLLVMILSGARLSSAFLLMYTKSAKESGLAFYFQSGITPPIKRGFWIEVLLFFGVCAFVSPLLCFVLGGALLLYTFCARIFFHRQFGGITGDSIGATIEGGETFLWIIMWLFQLFVMA
- a CDS encoding bifunctional adenosylcobinamide kinase/adenosylcobinamide-phosphate guanylyltransferase, whose product is MLIFLTGGVRSGKSTYAEVLVERLLAKEAVYIATSKKTDAEMEERIKAHKLARKEGCVPWRTLEQQHGMSALFPSLKETDVVLLDCATNWLANELFTPPSYNWPSNWEWIVANMVDEVKALHKKVRHLIIVSNEIFQGGYEEGITTRYMEALGCLHVEIVKRADVAGEIVGGIPRLKKGQIHL